Proteins from a genomic interval of Candidatus Hydrogenedentota bacterium:
- the gltA gene encoding NADPH-dependent glutamate synthase yields MAESKKVPRQAMPEQAPEDRAHNFEEVPHGYSIETAMLEAGRCLQCKKPRCVEGCPVQNDIPGFVGLIREGKFIEAAHRLKETNSLPAVCGRVCPQEEQCEKVCILGVKGEPVAIGRLERFVADYERLNSEMEVPELPPPTGKKVAIVGAGPAGLTVAGDLIKLGHAVTIFEALHEPGGVLTYGIPEFRLPKAIVKSEVDFLKKLGVTFVMDFVVGRNSTVPELMEDEGYDAVFVGSGAGLPSFMNIPGENLVGVYSANEYLTRSNLMKAYLFPRYDTPPIKRERVVVVGGGNVAMDSARTALRLGADVTIVYRRAKEQMPARGEEVHHAGEEGVKFQMLTAPIRVHGDARHRVTEIECLRMELGEPDASGRRRPVEMPGTEFRIPADTVIIAIGNKPNPLIPQTMEGLETSKWGTIVVNPDTMETSVRGVFAAGDIVSGAATVISAMGQGRIAAANIHRFLTGENAPGAS; encoded by the coding sequence ATGGCTGAAAGCAAGAAGGTTCCGCGGCAGGCGATGCCGGAGCAGGCGCCGGAGGACCGCGCGCACAATTTCGAGGAGGTGCCCCACGGGTACAGCATCGAGACGGCGATGCTGGAGGCCGGCCGCTGCCTCCAGTGCAAGAAGCCCCGCTGCGTGGAGGGCTGCCCCGTCCAGAACGACATCCCCGGGTTCGTCGGCCTGATCAGGGAGGGGAAGTTCATCGAGGCGGCGCACAGGCTGAAGGAGACGAACTCGCTGCCCGCCGTGTGCGGCCGCGTGTGCCCCCAGGAGGAGCAGTGCGAGAAGGTCTGCATCCTCGGCGTCAAGGGCGAGCCCGTCGCCATCGGCCGTCTTGAGCGCTTCGTGGCGGACTATGAGCGCCTCAACAGCGAGATGGAAGTCCCCGAACTGCCGCCCCCCACCGGGAAGAAGGTCGCCATCGTCGGCGCCGGACCCGCCGGGCTCACCGTCGCGGGCGACCTCATCAAGCTCGGGCACGCCGTCACCATCTTCGAGGCCCTCCACGAGCCCGGCGGCGTGCTCACCTACGGCATCCCCGAGTTCCGCCTGCCCAAGGCCATCGTCAAGTCCGAGGTGGACTTCCTAAAGAAGCTCGGCGTCACCTTCGTCATGGACTTCGTCGTCGGGCGCAACAGCACCGTGCCGGAGCTCATGGAGGACGAGGGCTACGACGCCGTCTTCGTGGGCAGCGGCGCCGGCCTGCCGTCGTTCATGAACATCCCCGGCGAGAACCTCGTCGGCGTCTACAGCGCCAACGAGTACCTCACCCGGTCCAACCTCATGAAGGCCTACCTCTTCCCCCGCTACGACACGCCGCCCATCAAGCGCGAGCGCGTCGTCGTCGTCGGCGGCGGCAACGTCGCCATGGACTCCGCCCGCACCGCCCTGCGTCTCGGCGCCGACGTCACCATCGTCTACCGCCGCGCCAAGGAGCAGATGCCCGCCCGCGGCGAGGAGGTCCACCACGCCGGCGAGGAGGGCGTCAAGTTCCAGATGCTCACCGCCCCGATCCGCGTCCACGGCGACGCCCGCCACCGCGTCACCGAGATCGAGTGCCTGCGCATGGAGCTCGGCGAGCCCGACGCCTCCGGACGCCGCAGGCCCGTCGAGATGCCCGGGACCGAGTTCCGCATCCCCGCCGACACCGTCATCATCGCCATCGGCAACAAGCCCAACCCCCTCATCCCCCAGACCATGGAGGGCCTCGAGACCTCCAAGTGGGGGACCATCGTCGTGAACCCCGACACCATGGAGACCTCCGTCCGCGGCGTCTTCGCCGCAGGCGACATCGTGTCCGGCGCCGCCACCGTCATCAGCGCCATGGGCCAGGGCCGCATCGCCG
- a CDS encoding sulfide/dihydroorotate dehydrogenase-like FAD/NAD-binding protein — protein MKLSIDGRDIEARDGETLLDCALRNGIEIPHLCANEGLAPYGGCRMCVVEIEGMRGYPPSCTTPAAEGMVVRTQGPELKKLRRNVLGLMMLEHPNACLLCGRRAECEAYRPEPEKAGRTTGCHTCNNKPVCEVRGLAEELELAELPVPPIYHQRPLERDNPFMDRDLNLCILCGRCVRVCKEQQGRAVIDFVGRGSNARIGQAFDQTLVEAGCNFCGACVDVCPTGTLSDRFAKWYGRPDASTATTCGLCDQGCAMSVSSVNGRMVGARAVDPGVPLCVLGRFAMAEFLAGPDRLHFPYVRVGAVLRQSDWKLALEQAATRLDHFRGETFAFVCDPSSTLEDRRVFERFTRELMGSPHFITAVPDAWGRAEVTLPGDVRAVITTGSFFPPEAAADLEVLVLMDCYPSPLQEKANFVFPAAVLAEVEGSLPDADGTPRPMRAGCAAPGLALPEWRIIRDLAQALGGEALGYESVESIRKEMDCGPVLFHMNREAAPPAALDITKRRRYFRNHLLEDLVEGLQEVPANPACRVVRAEAVKAPGAPFMAPEAPADGRFRIVEKRELIPNTHEIVVHAPEVARKALAGQFAIVMADALSERVPYTLCDWDAEAGTITFVVLEKGQSSRKLCLMEPGECLAHVTGPLGIPLDIRKYGTVVLLGGCYGIGAMYPAARAFREAGNRVVSIAEARSWYLEYHRDKLERVSDEFIQSTMDGSNGVKGHAADVLKDRLAAGEKVDLVVAVGCPFMMMITAQETAPYGIPTLASLNPIMVDGTGMCGACRITVGDQIKFACVDGPFFDAHQIDWAEVKDRRSAYSAAEIQSVGRTASVGAHPRHPGGCGCHA, from the coding sequence GTGAAACTGAGCATTGACGGAAGAGACATCGAGGCGCGGGACGGGGAAACCCTGCTGGACTGCGCCCTGCGCAACGGGATCGAGATTCCGCACCTCTGCGCCAACGAGGGGCTGGCCCCCTACGGCGGCTGCCGCATGTGCGTCGTCGAGATCGAGGGCATGCGCGGCTACCCGCCCTCCTGCACCACCCCGGCGGCGGAGGGCATGGTCGTCCGAACGCAGGGCCCAGAGCTGAAAAAGCTGCGGCGCAACGTCCTCGGGCTCATGATGCTCGAGCACCCGAACGCCTGCCTGCTCTGCGGGCGGCGCGCGGAGTGCGAGGCCTACCGGCCCGAGCCGGAGAAGGCCGGACGCACCACGGGCTGCCACACCTGCAACAACAAGCCCGTCTGCGAGGTGCGCGGCCTCGCGGAGGAGCTGGAGCTCGCCGAGCTGCCCGTGCCGCCGATCTACCACCAGCGGCCCCTGGAGCGCGACAACCCCTTCATGGACCGCGACCTGAACCTGTGCATCCTCTGCGGCCGCTGCGTGCGGGTCTGCAAGGAGCAGCAGGGCCGCGCCGTCATTGACTTCGTCGGCCGCGGCAGCAACGCCCGCATCGGCCAGGCCTTCGACCAGACCCTCGTGGAGGCGGGCTGCAATTTCTGCGGCGCCTGCGTGGACGTCTGCCCGACGGGCACCCTCTCCGACCGCTTCGCCAAGTGGTACGGCCGCCCCGACGCCTCCACCGCCACCACCTGCGGCCTCTGCGACCAGGGCTGCGCCATGAGCGTGTCCTCCGTGAACGGGCGGATGGTCGGCGCGCGCGCCGTGGACCCCGGCGTGCCGCTGTGCGTCCTGGGCCGCTTCGCCATGGCGGAGTTCCTCGCGGGACCGGACCGCCTCCACTTCCCCTATGTGCGCGTGGGCGCGGTGCTCCGCCAGTCGGACTGGAAGCTGGCCCTGGAGCAGGCCGCCACCCGCCTTGACCACTTCCGCGGCGAAACGTTTGCCTTCGTCTGCGACCCGTCGAGCACCCTGGAGGACCGGCGGGTCTTCGAGCGCTTCACCCGCGAGCTGATGGGTTCCCCCCATTTCATCACCGCCGTCCCGGACGCCTGGGGCCGCGCCGAGGTCACCCTGCCCGGGGACGTGCGCGCCGTCATCACCACCGGCTCGTTCTTCCCGCCGGAGGCCGCCGCGGACCTTGAAGTCCTCGTGCTCATGGACTGTTACCCCTCCCCGCTTCAGGAGAAGGCGAACTTCGTGTTCCCCGCCGCCGTCCTCGCGGAGGTCGAGGGCAGCCTGCCCGATGCGGACGGCACGCCCCGCCCGATGAGAGCGGGATGCGCCGCCCCCGGCCTGGCCCTGCCCGAGTGGCGGATCATCCGCGACCTTGCGCAGGCGCTGGGCGGCGAGGCCCTCGGCTACGAAAGTGTCGAATCCATCCGCAAGGAGATGGACTGCGGCCCCGTGCTCTTCCACATGAACCGCGAGGCCGCACCCCCCGCCGCGCTGGACATCACCAAGCGCCGCCGCTACTTCCGCAACCACCTGCTCGAGGACCTGGTGGAGGGGCTTCAGGAAGTGCCCGCCAACCCGGCCTGCCGCGTGGTCCGCGCGGAGGCGGTCAAGGCCCCCGGCGCGCCCTTCATGGCCCCCGAGGCCCCCGCCGACGGCCGCTTCCGCATCGTCGAGAAACGCGAGCTGATCCCCAACACGCACGAGATCGTGGTGCATGCGCCCGAGGTGGCCCGCAAGGCCCTGGCCGGGCAGTTTGCCATCGTCATGGCCGACGCCCTCTCGGAGCGCGTGCCCTACACCCTGTGCGACTGGGACGCCGAGGCGGGCACCATCACCTTCGTGGTGCTTGAAAAGGGCCAGAGCAGCCGCAAGCTCTGCCTCATGGAGCCGGGCGAGTGCCTGGCCCACGTCACCGGCCCGCTGGGCATCCCCCTCGACATCCGCAAGTACGGCACCGTGGTCCTGCTGGGCGGATGCTACGGCATCGGGGCCATGTACCCCGCGGCCCGCGCCTTCCGGGAGGCGGGCAACCGGGTCGTCTCCATCGCCGAGGCGCGCTCGTGGTACCTGGAATACCACCGCGACAAGCTGGAGCGGGTCTCCGATGAGTTCATCCAGTCCACCATGGACGGGTCGAACGGCGTCAAGGGCCACGCGGCGGACGTGCTCAAGGACCGCCTCGCCGCGGGCGAGAAGGTGGACCTGGTGGTCGCCGTCGGATGCCCTTTCATGATGATGATCACGGCGCAGGAGACGGCGCCCTACGGCATCCCCACGCTGGCCTCGCTGAACCCCATCATGGTGGACGGCACCGGCATGTGCGGCGCGTGCCGCATCACCGTGGGCGACCAGATCAAGTTCGCCTGCGTGGACGGCCCCTTCTTCGACGCCCACCAGATCGACTGGGCCGAGGTGAAGGACCGCCGGTCCGCGTATTCTGCGGCGGAAATCCAGAGCGTGGGGCGCACCGCGTCGGTCGGCGCGCACCCCCGCCACCCCGGCGGGTGCGGCTGCCACGCCTGA